The Treponema sp. J25 DNA segment CTCAATACCTGCCCGACGAAGATAATCGATAGGAGTAATAGCCTCCACATCCTCAAAGCCCTCTGCTAATACCACGAGTACCCTTCGAGACATGGCATACCTCCCTCATATTGCGCTATTTTGGTTCTTCTCATACAATATACTCGTGTTTTTTCAAAAGTGCAATTTATACCAGAGGATCATCCCATGAAACAGGTACTTATCATTGATGAGGCTCCTCTTCTGCGGGAATATCTTAAAAGTAAGTTATCCGAACAGGGCATAGCTGTAACCGTGGCCATCAACGGCCTTGATGGGATCTCAAAGACCCGTACCGTGATGCCAGACCTTATTATTCTGGATTATCATCTTACCCGGATTTCTACCCTAGAGGTGCTTAAAGAAATAAAACAGAATCCCAATACGGCTAAGATCCCTATCATCATCACAGCCCAGAAAATGGATCAAAAAAAGATCATCGAACTCGTTTCGTACAACGTAAAAAAGGTATTTACCAAACCGGTAAAAATCGATGCCCTCCTGGAAACTATTTCCGAAATGCTGGATGTTCCCATCGATATTGATAACACTCCCAGCATTGTAGAAGCCCATGTAAACGATGACGTCCTCTTTATAGAAATTGCAGAAGGCCTTAATAGAGAAAAGCTTGAGCTTTTACGGTACAAAATCTCAGAACTTATCGCCCTCTACGAAATACGCGTTCCCAAGGTGATTCTGTTGTTAAGCAACATGAAACTTTCCTATGCGGACATGCCAAATTTGGAAAAATTATTCGAGGTTATCCTCAGTGCTTCCCGGGCACCCCAGCGGTACATCAGGGTGCTTACCAATGACGAGTTTACCCGTCGCTTTATCGAAGGAAGAAAGGATCTTGCAAATATCGAAGTAAGTAAAGACCTCTTTTCTGCCCTCGAAGGGCTCTTGAGCGAATTTACCGGAGAATACGAATTAGGAGAAAAGAAAATAGAACTCGCCGGGGAACGGGTTCTTCAGGCAGAGGCAGGCCCTGAAGGAGAGGCGGTACATCTTAAATTCCAGACCGAAAAGAAACGGGCCCTTACCAGTATCGAAGAAAGCCGGGACTTTTTACAGGGCCTCAAGATCGCCGTCGTAGACGATGATCCGATAATTCAACAGTTAATTAAAACCACCTTCGAGAAAGGGGGCGCGATGGTATATGCCTACTCGGACGGTCAAGAGTTTATGGAGGCCCTAAAGAAAGAAACCTTCGACTTGATTTTCCTGGATCTCCTTATGCCCCGGATCGATGGGTTTGGGGTATTGCAAAGACTTAAAAGCGCCGACCTGGGTATTCCCGTCATAGTGCTTTCTGCCGTGAGTCAGCGGAACACGGTGATTAAGGCCTTCCAGGCAGGAAGCAAGAGCTACCTCATCAAACCCCTCAAACCGCTGGACATTATCACGAAGACCTTAGAAATTCTTCGCCCCGGGGTATAACTATTGATGAGCAACCTTCTTTTATCAGAAGCCCTCTACGGCGAGCTTTTTAAGGAAGCCCCTATTCCGCTGGCTATCCTTGATGAAAAGGGCTTTGTGCTCGAAAGCAACGATCGTTTTCGTTTAACTTTTTATGCGTTAACAGGACAGAATATTCAGGATATACCCCAGAGTTTGCCGGAATTCTTTTCTGAACGGGATGTGTATAAGTTTCCCTACCATTTTTCGAGGCTTATCACGGGAAGCAGCCAGAGCGTTCACTTTGTTTCTTCTTTTCGGAATACCTCGAGCCAGTCCCGGTGGCTCCACATTACGGCCTCGCTGATCCCTGAAAAAGAGGATGCCCCCCTTCCGCAACGGGGCCCCTTTATCATCGTGGCGGTAGAAGACAAAACAGAGGACTACCAGAAAACCCAGCAACTGCAGGAAGAAAAGGAAATTGCCAACCGCGCCATTGAAACAAAAAGTCTTTTCCTTGCAAACATGAGCCACGAGATTCGTACCCCCCTGCAGACCATCATTGGCATGCTTGAACTTCTGGAAGAAACAAACCTTAACCGGGAACAACAGGAATACACCCACCAAATTCGGTTTTCTGCGGAGGTCCTCCTTTCCCTGGTAAACGATATCCTGGATTATTCCAAAATAGAAGCGGGCAAACTCGAACTTGAATATGCAGAATTTCCGGTAGAAGAAATCATAGAACAAGCGGTGGACATGATTGCCCTGGAAGCCCACCGCAAGGGGCTAGAGCTTTTGATGTATATTCCCCTGGATACCCGGATCCGCATAAAAGGGGATGCCCACCGGCTCCGTCAGGTACTTATCAACCTGATTAAAAACGCCGTTAAATTCACCCGGGAAGGGAGCGTTACCGTTTCGGTCCGCCGAAACTCCTATCAGGGCAAGCCCGCCCTGACCTTTTCAGTTGCCGACACGGGCATGGGGGTAGACCCCTCTATTCGCCCCTATCTTTTTACCAGCTTTTTTCAGGGCGACCCCTCTACCACCCGAAAGTTCGGAGGAACCGGTCTGGGCCTTGCCATAAGTCGTCATTTAGTGCAGTCCATGGGGGGAGAAATCGGCATGGTCCCCAATGAAGGGCGGGGCTCTATCTTTAGCTTTACCATTCCCATAGAAGAGTCCCCCTTCCCCCTGGATATCCCCTACCTGCAGGCATGTCAGGAATGCCGCATCCTGATTGTAGACGATGTCTTTGAAAGTCGTCAGATCCTTACCACCTATTTGAGCGAAGGGGGCTATCGCCACATAGAAGGGTGCGCTTCGGGAGAAGAGGCCATGAGCCTGATGAAGAAGGCCTCCCAAAGTGGACGTCCCTACGATCTTGTGTTCATCGATATGCTCATGCCCCGGATGGATGGCTGGCGCCTTGCGGCGGAGATAAATCGCGACCGGGCCATCAATTCGGCCCGACTTATTTTGATGGTAAGCCAGGGTATGATGGGAGCGGAGGCAAAGATGACCCTCCTTCAGTGGTTTAATGGGTACATCACCAAACCCATTAAACGAAGGGAACTGTTTGAGGTTATTCAGCAAGCCCTCATTACCACCATCGATCTGGAAGATACGCAGGAATCTCAGGAGGTATCCGAAGGGGAAACCTTCGTCCCCTCAGACAAAGAAACCTCTTTGCTTTCAAGAAAGGGGATCCCCGTTTCCGTAGCGGAATCCTCCCGGCCATCTCTTTCTCTTCGCATTCTGGTGGTAGAAGACCATCCTATTAATCAACAACTGTTTGTTACTATTCTCCAACGCCTTGGCTACAGAGACATAGAAACCGCCAATAACGGGGAAGAGGCCCTTACCCTGGTAAGACAGACAAAACCAGAACTCATCTTCATGGACATCCAAATGCCCGGTATGAACGGCTATGAGGTTACCCAGCATCTCCGCGAGGAGGGCTTTGAAGGGCCTATCATCGCGGTTACGGCCAGCGCCTTAAGTGAGGAAAGGGAACGATGTCTTCAAGCTGGGATGAACGATATCATTACCAAACCCTATAAGCGACAGGATATCGCTCAGGTGGTATCCCGATGGACGGGGGCCATCTTGCAGAAAAAACCCGGCTCCGCCACCTCTGAGGAAGCCCGTCAGCCCCCCAGCACCAATGAAACCAGAACCAACTACGTTCAGGAAGAAAAAGCCACCCCTCGAAACAACGAATTCCGGGGTGTTTCTCGGATTTTCGAAGAATCGGAAGAAATCGAAGAATTGGAAGTCATCGAAGAAGATGCGAAAGAAGAGCCTATTTTTGATGTGGATGAACTTTTAGACAATTTTCTGGGAGAAATCGAAACGGTTATTCCCCTGCTTGCCCAATTCCTTGAACGGACAGAAGGAAAGATCCAACAACTTCCCGATCTCTTACGGAACCAGAGCTGGGAAACCCTTGAACGGGAAGCCCACACCATTAAAGGAAGCGCCCTCAACCTCGGGGCCCATGGGTTAGGGAAAGCAGCCCTTACGCTGGAAGAGGCCACAAAAAAGAAAGACCCTGCACTTATTCCGTCGGCAATCCAGGTTGTAGCGCAGGCCTTTAAAGTATTTAAAGAACACGCCCAAAGGGTCATTAGCGAACATACAAGGGAAAAGAAAGAGGATGAATCCCCCTAGAAGCCTCCATTTTAGATGCTCTTAGAGGAGCCCCCTCCCTCTCTAGCTGACAGAATCACGGGATTCTGCCATACTGGGTTCATGCGCTACAGTTGTGTACACACCCATACATCCTTTTGTGATGGAGAAGGCTCCGTAGAAGAACTGTGTCAGGCCGCCTTTGAACGGGGCTTAGAAGCCATAGGGTTTAGTGCCCATGCCCCCCTCCCGAAAGCACCGGGGCTCCATTATGAGATCCATCTTTTAGAAGAAAACTTCGATGCCTATGTGGAAGCGGTTCTCTCGGCCCGGAACCGCTGGGAAGGCAAGCTCACCGTGTATCTGGGCCTTGAGGTCGATTATATCCCGGGCATCCTGGGCCCAGCGGACTTTCAGAACAAGGGCTACGACTTCGATTTTCTGATTGGTTCCGTGCATTACCTGGTGCCAGAGAAAGGATCTCCCCCCTTTGCAATCGACGGAGACATCCAGGAATGGCAGCAGGGGGTTCAGGAAGGGTTTGGCGGGGATTACGAGGCCGCAGCGTACGCGTACTGGCAGACCCTCAGAGAGATGATACAAAAGGGGAACTTCGATATTCTGGGACACATGGACCTGATAAAAAAGAACCACCATCCCTGGCTCGAGACCCAGGCGCCGAACCGCTACCTTCAATGGGCAAAAGAGGTTATTCCTTATCTCGAAAACACATCCATTATTGTAGAAATCAACACCGGCGGGCTTATCCGGCGAAGGGTCCCCGAACTGTATCCTGCCCCTTTTCTTTTAAAAGAACTGGCCCAACACCATATTCCGGTAACCATCAATGCCGACGCCCACCGGCCAGAACATCTCGGCCTCTATTACGAAACGGCCCATCATGCGGCCCTCAAGGCCGGGTATACTACCATGCTGGTGGCAACCTCCGCTCCCCCCACCACTTCTCACAGCACAAAAAGAAAAATCCATTGGGAAGAGGTTGCCCTGACCTGAGGCGGGGAAGGGTTTTCCCTCCCCCGGCCCTAGGCCTGTGGAGTTAACGATTCCGCCGTTCCTCCGATGACTTACATTCAATACACATGAGGGCATAGGGGATTGCCTCGAGCCGATCCTGGGGAATCTTTTTTCCACACTTGATACAAAGCCCGTATTTCCCCTGCTGTATCCGGCTTAAGGCGTTATCAATCGCTTTGAGTCGTTTAATGTCCTGGGTTCCCAGGGTTTCAATCATTTTTCGATCGATATCATCGGAAGCAATGTCCGCAAAGTCTTTTGGGTCCATCCCTTCCACAATTTCTTTAAAATCCTCGTTACCTGCCACCAACGTAGAGATAATTTCTTTTTTGAGATTTATCAGGGATTCTCTCATTTTTTCTACAAATTCTTTATCCATACGTCCCCCTTCCATAGGTCTGGCAACATTGTCGTACTTCTCGATTTTTGTCAAGACTTTTCAGGATTTTTTTACCCCCCAACCAGACCATTTTAGTAATCCAAAATCCCAGGGGAAAGGGAGCCTTTTTTCATGCAGAGCCTCCTCTCTTTCTAAGGACTACCCCGGAACAAAACCATAAGGGACCTGTCCCCGATTGACAAAACGAGGGGCTTCCCTATAGCATAGAATAAATACTATATCTCATTCCTGCGGAGCAGGTACGAGTACTGTGCACAAAGGAGTTTTTGTGGCAAAAGAAGAAGCGATAGAAGTAGAAGGTATTGTGCGGGAAGCCCTCCCCAATACCATGTTCCGGGTTGAATTGGACAACCAGAATGGGCATCTTATCCTGGCGCACCTGTCGGGAAAAATGCGGAAACATTACATCCGAATTGTTCCTGGAGATCGGGTACGGATTGCCCTCTCTCCCTATGATCTCAGCAGGGGCCGAATCATTTATCGTGAGAAATAAGCGCCACGAGGGGCGCACTGCTCTATTCCTTCCGAAAGAAAGCAGGACCTCTGTGCAAGGGGCCCTCAGATACAAAACAGGCCTATCGTTGTTTAGTTCCTTTTTTATGCTTTAGAATTACCCAGGTAGCGCCAGAACCACCCCACTGTGGTGGTGCAAAGCCATGAGTCCCGGCAGCAGGGTGCCGTTCAATAAATTGCCGAACCGTTCGAATAAGCACCGCTTCAGAAGGAGAATGATTTCCCTTCCCATGAATGATAAGCACCTTTTCTGCCCCCTCTCGAAGGGCTTGCTGAAAGAAAAGAGAAAGGGCATCCCAGGCCTCGTCCCGGGTACAGCCGTGTAAATCGATGGTTGCATCAGGGTGTTTTTGTAACAACCTTCGTCGCCGTTCCTGTTGTTCCTCCACTTCCTCTTTAAGGCGATCTAAGGCTTTATCCTTATCTTCTATACCGTGAACATCGAGCCAGGCGGTAAGCACATCCCTTAGTTCCGAAGCGGAACGGTATGTCCCTTCCTCCCTCGTTCCGGAAGATTCCTTCACCGTTGATTCTTTTTTCTTTTCAATCTGCCTCTTGTCCCTACCAGAAAAGGATGGGGCGGGATGTTGCATAGAAGTTCTCTCTGCTCCCTGGCTAGATGCTTTCTTTTCATTTTTTTCCCCTTTTTGGGTAGGCCTCTTTCGTCCTTCCCAGGCATCAAGAATATCTCCAAAATTCATCGGCCCTCTCGTTAATAAAAATACAGTTTTTCCCTCTGGATCCACCCAATCTCTTGATGGGAAAGCACCACATAACACCAGGGAGAGGACAACACCTGCACCAGGACCCTTTCTCCCGCTTTCACGGCAGTTCCCTTCCTGCTTTGTTTTGCCTCATCCTCGGTAAAATACGGAAGTTGATACAAGGAGGTTGTCTCCCCTATGATCGCAGGCCTTCCTCCATAGATTATCCGGGGGAAAAAAGAGGTACCACCGTACCACACCACAAAAAATAAAATCAACAAGAAAAAGGTTACGGCCCCAAGGGGAAACAGCCTTTTATGGGTTTGATAGGGTTTATAGCCAAAGCTCCACCAGAGCCATCCACCAATGCCAATAAGAATTAGCAATACAAAAAAATACATCCAGAAAAGGGGATATTCATCTGGACCAGACGGCAGCCCCAGCTTCTCTTCAAGGATCCTACGGGGGCCACGATACAGAAACCCCACGGGGCTATCCCGCTCAAGGCGACGCACAGCACCAAGGGCTTTCCCATACTCCCCATTTTTCCACAGGGGAAGCACCTGCGTTTCTACAGAGGGGGCAAGCAGGGCTGTGAGAAAAGAGGGGACCCCCTCAAACAACGCAGCAATGTCTTCTCCTTCTTTTAGAACCTGGTGGGGGCCATCCTCCTTCTTTTGGGAAGTTGCTCTGGCCGAAGTAAGTTCCCGACTTTTCGCGGGGGATTCCCTGGCGGCTGGTCTTTCTGTCACCAATCCCCTACGATTTTCTCCAGCAAGCGCAGACCCTACACGCACCTCCTGCACAGGGCTTTTAAGCACCGCCCCCTGTCCCGTCCGCAACACTACCTCAGGAAGCATAAGAGCCCCCTCCCGCAGAGGAGTAAGGGTAAGCCGGAGAACCTCAAAAGAGTCATTTCCTCCCACCGTTTCAGAAGCCCCCCCTGGAGAGGGAATAGCGGTCTGTTCCACGATCCAATCGGGATGTAACGAGACCTGACTCGTCCAATCCTGTAGGTTTCCTTTAAAAAAGCTTCCCCTTTCACCTAGAACCAACCGGACCTCTGTTGCACTTCCAACTCTAAATCCCGTAGGGGGCAGTTCCCAGCTAAGGGGGGGAAGGGCTTCTTCCTGTCGAGTTATCCCTCCCACATCAGGAGTATCCAGAACAGAAAGAAACACCGGGGCCACCGCATATTCCTTCCCCTGGATACGGACAGTGTAGGGGCCAACCTTCTCCTGAATTACTTGCCGGGGAATAAAATAAAAGCGAATGCGGCTGATCCGCGGCTCCGTAAAGCCCATCTCGGGTCGAGCCCTCTGGACATCCCGAATTATCCGGTCCAGGACAAGTTGCGGAGGCAACGGTGGGAAGAGGATTTCTACCCCCGAAGGGTCGGGGAAATCAACAAAGAAGGTAAAGCATACTTCCTGATTCACCAGCGGGGTAGAAGGGCTTATCTCGAGTATGACCGGTCGAGAAGCAGGCTCTTCCGCACAAAGAAGGCCTCCCATCATCACACCCCATACACCGAGGCCTATTGTGGCCCATAGGATGCTTAATAATCCAGAGGAACCGGTTCTGTATCTTCCCCTCGAGGGCTTTTCCATAGTGTTCCTTCCCGCTGTCTAAGATATTCAAAAAGCACTGTTCCTGCGTCTTTTTTTCTACTCATTTCCATAGAATGGATAGTTCCCGTATGGGCCTTCTTCTGTTCCAGGGCTTTAAGGGCCAGTTCCAGATTCCGTTTTGCCGTTCCTTCTGAAGGTTTTAGGATTAAGGCAGAACGAAAATCACTCAGGGCCCCTTCATAATTTTCGAGCACATACCGGACATAGCCCCGGTTATACCATATTCGGAAGAGTAACTCCCTGTTTTTCTGAGGGACCGCCTCTGGCTCTTGCATCTGGAGTTCCTCTAATAACCGGGAATACCGAAGTTCCGCCTGTTCATATTCTCCTAAAGAAAGGGCCAGGGTGGCAAGATTATACATGCCGTAGGGATACACGTCGCGGTCCGTAAGACTCAACTGAAAGGCCCCCAGGGCCTCCGAAGGGTGATTTCGTTCCATATGGTATACCCCTCGGACCACTTCCCAGGAAGCTCTGACCCAGGAACTACAGGAACTGGCCAATACCAGGGAACCGGCCATTCCAAGACACCACAGAAAACGTCCGCATCTCATTTGGTACGCTTCCTTTTTGAAACCAGAATCTCCGGGAGGAAAAGACTTCCCAGGGCAAGCAAGATAAAGAACGGTCGTTGATCTATCACTTCTTTTCGAACATCAAAGGGTTGGGTCTCCCCAGAAAGGAAAGGTTTTAGAAAATCGATAAGCCGAAGCACCACATCTTCCTGAGCCCCATCTACATAGATGCCACCCCGTATCAGGGCGAGTTTTTGTAAAAAATCTCTCCTGAGGGTACTTATAATGGGAGTCCCCTTTTGGCTACTTACCCCTTTAACAGGAACGGGCCCCCCTTCAGGGGTTCCCACCCCAACGACCCCAAACCTCAGGGATTTTTCGCCGGAAAGAGAAAAAGCCCCTTCTTCCCCGCCGCTCAATGTTTCTCCATCAGAAAATAAAAGCACCACCTTCCGAGTAGCCAACTCTGGGGAAAAGGCTTCCTCAGCGACCTCCACCAGGGCTGAAAGGTTTGTCCCCCGGGAGGAGTATATGTCCGGCGAAAGGTCCTGGATCATTCGTTGCACCGATTCTGTGTCGCTGGTAAGAGGAACCGCAAGAACCGCCTGTCCCTTTCCCAGCGCCACACCGCAGTGAAACAAGAAACCCTCTTGTTCAAGCTGGGAAAGAACTTCCAAGGCTATCTTCTTTGCCCTTTCCAATCGGTTGGGGGAAATATCTTCCACCAACATGCTGTTCGAAACATCAAAGGCAAACAGGAGATCCAGACCACTGCGTCGTTCCGGGATAGTTCGTGTTCCCCAGCGGGGGCCCGCCAGGGCTATGATAAGAAAGGCCAGGGAAAGAAGCATACAAGAATCCCGGCTTTTGCTCCGTTTTTTTATATACTCCGCATCTAAAGGGGCGCTCAGCTGCTCCAGGGATACCCAACGGCGCTGCCGTTCCCTATATAAGACAATCCAAAGGGGTATCAATCCTACAAATAACCAGAGAAATTGGGGATGTTCAAGTCTCATACAAGCTCCCGCAAAAGGATGCGACGAATAATCCAAAACACAACGAGAAGAATCACACCCCATTCTAAAAAGGGTTTCAGTAGCGAATGACGGACCGCCACATGGACTACCCGGCTAGTCTTTTTAGAAGAACGGTCTACCCGGGTAAAGGCCTTTTCGAGGGATTCTACCGAATCGGCCACCATAAAGCCCCCGCCTCCTTTTTCTGCCAGGGACATCAGGGACTGAACATCATAGCGGGATTCGAAGGTTCCCACCCGTCGTTCCCCTGTAGAGGGGTCCGTATAGTCGAGGGGTACTTCTCCCTGGCGTCCCACCCCAATGACCCAGAAGGACAGCCCCAGATCCTTTATAATTTCTGCGGCCCTATCGGGATGAATCGAGCCGGCATTGTTTTCTCCATCCGTAAGAAGCACTACCATGGGCGCAGATCCTTCTTTGAGATTGGCCATCTTCTGGGTATGAAACGCAGCCAGGGCCAGCCCCATTCCAATGGCGGTTCCATCTCCCAGTTCACCCAGTTTCAGATTGTTCAATCGTTTAAAGAAGGTCCCGTGATCTATCGTAGGAGGAACCAAGAGGGCCGCATCGCGACCTACCGCCACAAGGCCTAAGGCATCGGCGGGTCGCAGCCCCGCCAGACGCTGAATCACCGCTTTTGCGGCCTCCAGACGATTCTTTCCTCCCATGTCGAGGGCTGCCATACTGGGGCTTACATCCAGCACAAACATGATCTCCTGTCCCCGTTCAAGGTAGAAGGGCTTGTTTTCCACCAGCTGCGGATTACCAGCGGCAATAATCAGGAGCAATATCCCTAACCACTCCCCCGCTCGGCTACACCATAACATGATACGCCAATCATACCGGAGACCAAAGGTGTTTCCTCCCGGTGCGCCAAGAGGAACGGTAAAGAGAACGGACCTTTTCCCATACCGCCTCCACAACCACAGGAGAGAAAAAAGTCCCGCCATCACCAGTACATATTGGGGATATTCAAATTGAAAAAACATTAGCCTTCTCCACCCTTCTAGTTTCCCCTTCTGGTATGCCAGCACCTTTGTTAGCAGCAATCCGCCAGCGTTCTATTTTTTCCATCACCTCTTTTACTAAGGAGAGAATTTCTTCCGCCGAAACTCTTTTTTTCTGGGGATCCCCAAAACGCACCTTATCAAAAAGAGAAAACAAAGCCACGAGGGGCTCCCCCAGTCCCTCTATGGCAAGCACCTTCTCATGGTGCCTCATTTCATCAGTAGTTAAGGCAAAACAGTCCCATTCCGCCCGATCGCGCAAATACCCGCGGATGGTTTGAGCAAGGAGGGCACAATCTTCTCCTTCAAGGTCTTTCTTCGTGGCGAGGGAACCAACAAGCCGTTGTAGGGAAACAAGGGCCTTTCTCTTTCTTCTCAATTCCCGATACCTGGCGAGCATGGCAGGCCCCCGGGTGGGGATTCCGATAAGGAGGCCCACCGCGAGAAGAGACCCTCCTCCTACCAGGGATAGAAACAACACCGTACCGGGGGCCCAGAGGGGCCGTTCATAGGGCGCGAGGACAGGGCTCCCCTTCTCTTCAGAAAGAACGGACGCTATGGGAATCGATACATTCTTTAATGTGAAGGGGCCAATGGTAAGCGGTGGCAACAGGACATTCCCCGGCCGATAGGCCGCAAAATCAATAAGGATGGTAGAAAATTTGTTGCCCGGCACCAGTTCTACTCCAAAAAGAACGAGTTCCGTACTTTTTGGTAGAGGGCCTTTTAACTCTACCCGTTCTAGGGGGACGGCAGCAGGATTCGGCACCTTCAGGTACACCCGGGCCCGGTCTCCCACATACACTACCGAAGGAACCAATTGAACGGTATATCCTTCGCCCTGATTCTGAGGGTATAGCCATCCCCCTATCACGAGCCATAGATATATTAAAAAAGTTCGTGCATGAAACCGCACTTTTTTAATCTGAGAAAAAATCAAACCAGGCTCCCTTTTTACCCACCCCATCCATTGACACGGCAATCCATCCTTCCTTCTGGGGAAAACCGAGTCACGGTGCCAATTTTCTTTTCTGGATCCCAGACCTGTATGTTTTTGCCATTCCATAGTTATTGTCGCCGATTAAAGAAGGCCCGTAGAGCCTTATAGGGATCCTCGGCAGTAGAAATCGCAAGATATCCCACATCATAGCGCCGAGCTACCTGTTGTACATAGATCCGCCGTTCTTCCTGCCAGCTTTGCCATTCCCGGTTGAACCCTTTAAGGTGGGTAGGAACCACCATGCTTCGCTGGCTTTCAGGATCCTGAAGGGGTACCGTCCCCAGGGAGGGGAAATCCTTTTCATTCGGATCCACCAGATGGATCAACAAAAGATCGTGGCGATTTGCCAATCTTCCGAGGCTCTGCTCCCAGGCGGTACAGTAAAAATCCGAAATAACCACCAGGAAACTCTTTCTTTTCAGACTTCCCCCCAGAAAGTCAAAGGCCTTATCAAGACGGGACTCTGTCCCATCGCAGGGGATATCCAGGGCCCGAAGGATGAGTTCCATTACGGCGGGGAAATTTTTACGGGCCTCCAGGTAGGAGGTCACTTCCTCCGAAAAGAAAAGAGCCCCCACCCGCCGTCCCATTCGTTGGGCCGAAAAAGCGAGGAGGGCACCCACAAGCAGGGCCTGGTCTATACGCCGGACCCGGGAGGGACTTCCCATGGAAGCAGAAAAATCCACGATCAGATAGAGGGGCATTTCCCGTTCTTCCTGAAACAACTTTACATAGGGATGATTAAAACGGGCCGTAACATTCCAATCGATGGTTCGCACATCATCCCCTACTTCATAGGGACGGACCTCAGAGAATTCCATTCCCTGGCCCTTAAAGAGGGAACGGAATTCCCCTGACACCACATCCCAGGAAAGCCCCCTGGCAAGGATCGGGAAGGTTCGGATTTTTTCCAGCAATTCCCTTCTGGTCATGATGTTCTTACGGAACCGGCACAAAAGCAAGAAGGCGTTCGATTATGGCATCCTGATTAAGGCCATCGGCAACCGCCTCATAGGAAAGAATCAACCGATGCCGAAGCACCAGGGGGGCCACCGATTTTACATCCTCTGGCAGCACATAGGACCGTCCTTCAAAAAG contains these protein-coding regions:
- a CDS encoding response regulator produces the protein MKQVLIIDEAPLLREYLKSKLSEQGIAVTVAINGLDGISKTRTVMPDLIILDYHLTRISTLEVLKEIKQNPNTAKIPIIITAQKMDQKKIIELVSYNVKKVFTKPVKIDALLETISEMLDVPIDIDNTPSIVEAHVNDDVLFIEIAEGLNREKLELLRYKISELIALYEIRVPKVILLLSNMKLSYADMPNLEKLFEVILSASRAPQRYIRVLTNDEFTRRFIEGRKDLANIEVSKDLFSALEGLLSEFTGEYELGEKKIELAGERVLQAEAGPEGEAVHLKFQTEKKRALTSIEESRDFLQGLKIAVVDDDPIIQQLIKTTFEKGGAMVYAYSDGQEFMEALKKETFDLIFLDLLMPRIDGFGVLQRLKSADLGIPVIVLSAVSQRNTVIKAFQAGSKSYLIKPLKPLDIITKTLEILRPGV
- a CDS encoding response regulator yields the protein MSNLLLSEALYGELFKEAPIPLAILDEKGFVLESNDRFRLTFYALTGQNIQDIPQSLPEFFSERDVYKFPYHFSRLITGSSQSVHFVSSFRNTSSQSRWLHITASLIPEKEDAPLPQRGPFIIVAVEDKTEDYQKTQQLQEEKEIANRAIETKSLFLANMSHEIRTPLQTIIGMLELLEETNLNREQQEYTHQIRFSAEVLLSLVNDILDYSKIEAGKLELEYAEFPVEEIIEQAVDMIALEAHRKGLELLMYIPLDTRIRIKGDAHRLRQVLINLIKNAVKFTREGSVTVSVRRNSYQGKPALTFSVADTGMGVDPSIRPYLFTSFFQGDPSTTRKFGGTGLGLAISRHLVQSMGGEIGMVPNEGRGSIFSFTIPIEESPFPLDIPYLQACQECRILIVDDVFESRQILTTYLSEGGYRHIEGCASGEEAMSLMKKASQSGRPYDLVFIDMLMPRMDGWRLAAEINRDRAINSARLILMVSQGMMGAEAKMTLLQWFNGYITKPIKRRELFEVIQQALITTIDLEDTQESQEVSEGETFVPSDKETSLLSRKGIPVSVAESSRPSLSLRILVVEDHPINQQLFVTILQRLGYRDIETANNGEEALTLVRQTKPELIFMDIQMPGMNGYEVTQHLREEGFEGPIIAVTASALSEERERCLQAGMNDIITKPYKRQDIAQVVSRWTGAILQKKPGSATSEEARQPPSTNETRTNYVQEEKATPRNNEFRGVSRIFEESEEIEELEVIEEDAKEEPIFDVDELLDNFLGEIETVIPLLAQFLERTEGKIQQLPDLLRNQSWETLEREAHTIKGSALNLGAHGLGKAALTLEEATKKKDPALIPSAIQVVAQAFKVFKEHAQRVISEHTREKKEDESP
- a CDS encoding histidinol-phosphatase: MRYSCVHTHTSFCDGEGSVEELCQAAFERGLEAIGFSAHAPLPKAPGLHYEIHLLEENFDAYVEAVLSARNRWEGKLTVYLGLEVDYIPGILGPADFQNKGYDFDFLIGSVHYLVPEKGSPPFAIDGDIQEWQQGVQEGFGGDYEAAAYAYWQTLREMIQKGNFDILGHMDLIKKNHHPWLETQAPNRYLQWAKEVIPYLENTSIIVEINTGGLIRRRVPELYPAPFLLKELAQHHIPVTINADAHRPEHLGLYYETAHHAALKAGYTTMLVATSAPPTTSHSTKRKIHWEEVALT
- a CDS encoding TraR/DksA family transcriptional regulator translates to MDKEFVEKMRESLINLKKEIISTLVAGNEDFKEIVEGMDPKDFADIASDDIDRKMIETLGTQDIKRLKAIDNALSRIQQGKYGLCIKCGKKIPQDRLEAIPYALMCIECKSSEERRNR
- the infA gene encoding translation initiation factor IF-1, with product MAKEEAIEVEGIVREALPNTMFRVELDNQNGHLILAHLSGKMRKHYIRIVPGDRVRIALSPYDLSRGRIIYREK
- a CDS encoding Smr/MutS family protein, whose protein sequence is MNFGDILDAWEGRKRPTQKGEKNEKKASSQGAERTSMQHPAPSFSGRDKRQIEKKKESTVKESSGTREEGTYRSASELRDVLTAWLDVHGIEDKDKALDRLKEEVEEQQERRRRLLQKHPDATIDLHGCTRDEAWDALSLFFQQALREGAEKVLIIHGKGNHSPSEAVLIRTVRQFIERHPAAGTHGFAPPQWGGSGATWVILKHKKGTKQR
- a CDS encoding MerC domain-containing protein encodes the protein MMGGLLCAEEPASRPVILEISPSTPLVNQEVCFTFFVDFPDPSGVEILFPPLPPQLVLDRIIRDVQRARPEMGFTEPRISRIRFYFIPRQVIQEKVGPYTVRIQGKEYAVAPVFLSVLDTPDVGGITRQEEALPPLSWELPPTGFRVGSATEVRLVLGERGSFFKGNLQDWTSQVSLHPDWIVEQTAIPSPGGASETVGGNDSFEVLRLTLTPLREGALMLPEVVLRTGQGAVLKSPVQEVRVGSALAGENRRGLVTERPAARESPAKSRELTSARATSQKKEDGPHQVLKEGEDIAALFEGVPSFLTALLAPSVETQVLPLWKNGEYGKALGAVRRLERDSPVGFLYRGPRRILEEKLGLPSGPDEYPLFWMYFFVLLILIGIGGWLWWSFGYKPYQTHKRLFPLGAVTFFLLILFFVVWYGGTSFFPRIIYGGRPAIIGETTSLYQLPYFTEDEAKQSRKGTAVKAGERVLVQVLSSPWCYVVLSHQEIGWIQREKLYFY
- a CDS encoding tetratricopeptide repeat protein translates to MRCGRFLWCLGMAGSLVLASSCSSWVRASWEVVRGVYHMERNHPSEALGAFQLSLTDRDVYPYGMYNLATLALSLGEYEQAELRYSRLLEELQMQEPEAVPQKNRELLFRIWYNRGYVRYVLENYEGALSDFRSALILKPSEGTAKRNLELALKALEQKKAHTGTIHSMEMSRKKDAGTVLFEYLRQREGTLWKSPRGEDTEPVPLDY